The genomic interval TCCGCCATCTGCAGATCTGCGATGGCAACCTCTCTGAGGGCAGCATGCGCTGCGACGCCAACGTATCGATCCGGCGTTCCGGCGATACCGCCCTCGGAGAAAGAACTGAGATCAAGAACGTGAACTCCTTCCGCTTCCTGGAACTGGCGATCAACCATGAGATCGAACGCCAGATCGAAGTCCTCGAGAAAGGCGGCAGCATCTACCGGGAAACCCGGCTCTATGACTCGGATCGCAACGAAACCCGACCGATGCGCAGCAAGGAACTCTCGAACGACTATCGATATTTTCCGGATCCCGATCTGTTACCGCTGGTCCTCGATGCGGCCTTCATCGACAGCGTCCGCCGTGAGCTTCCGGAACTGCCCGTCCAGATGCGGGACCGGTTCGAGACCGAATACGGCCTGTCTGCCTACGATGCGCTCTGGCTGACATCAGATCCGGCAATGGCTGCCTATTTCGAAGCGGTCGCGGTGCGTTCCCGGGATGCGAAACTCGCAGCCAACTGGGTGATGGGGGAACTCTCAGCCGCACTCAATCGCACCGAGACGGAGATCGACGACTGTCCACTGGCCACCACCACCCTCGGCGATCTGATCGCCAGGATCAAAGACGGCACAATCTCCGGCAAAATCGCCAAACAGCTCTTCGATACCCTCTGGTCTGAGGGGCCTGTGGCGGCAGAGGACGGCCGGGTCGATGCAACCATAAGCACGCTCGGCCTGACTCAGGTTTCAGACACCGCAGAGCTGCAGTCCATCATCGACAGGATCATCGAGGACAACGCGGCTCAGGTGGCACAGTTCCGTGCAGGCAAGGACAAAGTGCTTGGGTTCTTTGTCGGGCAGGTCATGAAGGCGACCCAGGGCAAGGCCAATCCATCCGTGGTCAATGAACTGCTGCTCGCGGCACTGCGGGACTGATTTTTCTTTAGCCGCCGCGGGCTTTTTTTAAAGACGCCGCGGGCGCTCCACAGAATGCCCGCGGCGTTACTCCGGCGCTGCCTCAGCGTTTCTTCCGTCGCTCCGGTTTGGTCAGGAAGTCCTCGGCGGCCCGCAGAACATCACGGCGCGAAATCTGACCGACCAGCCGCCCGTTCTGCACGACCGGATAGCGTCGGCGGTGCTCCTTGAGAAAACGCTCAGTCAACGCATAAATGTCCATCTGCGGATCCACCGTATCCACTTCCGGCTGCATGTAGTCCGCCACGATGCCGACGGATTCGTTGTAGTAGCTGTCCTGGACGATGACTTCCATGAGATCGACCTCTGAGAGCACACCGACCAGATTACCCGCGTCATCCACCACAGGACCGCCGGAGATCTTTTTTTCAAGCAGTACGCCCATCGCGGTGACCACGCTGTCATTCTTGTGGAATGTCACCAGTCGAGTGGCCATGTAATCGCTGACTTTGACCGACTTCATGGTGTCTGCCCCATGTTCCATCCTCCCATTGTTAACCCCGGTTAAGATGCGCGATTTCCCGCGCTCCGTCTAGCGACCCGATTCCCCTGCCGGAGCAGGCC from Pseudomonadales bacterium carries:
- a CDS encoding CBS domain-containing protein, with protein sequence MKSVKVSDYMATRLVTFHKNDSVVTAMGVLLEKKISGGPVVDDAGNLVGVLSEVDLMEVIVQDSYYNESVGIVADYMQPEVDTVDPQMDIYALTERFLKEHRRRYPVVQNGRLVGQISRRDVLRAAEDFLTKPERRKKR
- the gatB gene encoding Asp-tRNA(Asn)/Glu-tRNA(Gln) amidotransferase subunit GatB: MSWEAVIGLEVHVQLACISKIFSGAATRFGAAPNTQACPVDLGMPGVLPVLNEEAVRMAVRFGLAIGARINARSVFDRKNYFYPDLPKGYQISQFEQPIVGAGSLTVQLDGQPPRTVRVTRAHLEEDAGKSLHEAYPGMTGIDLNRAGTPLLEIVSEPDLRSAAEASAYFRQLHGLVRHLQICDGNLSEGSMRCDANVSIRRSGDTALGERTEIKNVNSFRFLELAINHEIERQIEVLEKGGSIYRETRLYDSDRNETRPMRSKELSNDYRYFPDPDLLPLVLDAAFIDSVRRELPELPVQMRDRFETEYGLSAYDALWLTSDPAMAAYFEAVAVRSRDAKLAANWVMGELSAALNRTETEIDDCPLATTTLGDLIARIKDGTISGKIAKQLFDTLWSEGPVAAEDGRVDATISTLGLTQVSDTAELQSIIDRIIEDNAAQVAQFRAGKDKVLGFFVGQVMKATQGKANPSVVNELLLAALRD